Proteins encoded within one genomic window of Streptomyces sp. NBC_01314:
- a CDS encoding YbaB/EbfC family nucleoid-associated protein codes for MIPGGGQPNMQQLLQQAQKMQQDLARAQEELARTEVDGQAGGGLVRATVTGSGELRGLKIDPEAVDPEDTETLADLIVAAVQAANENAQTLQQQKLGPLAQGLGGGGAGIPGLPF; via the coding sequence GTGATCCCCGGTGGTGGCCAGCCCAACATGCAGCAGCTGCTCCAGCAGGCCCAGAAGATGCAGCAGGACCTGGCGAGGGCACAGGAGGAGCTCGCGCGGACGGAGGTCGACGGTCAGGCGGGCGGCGGCCTGGTGCGGGCCACCGTCACCGGCTCCGGCGAACTGCGCGGTCTGAAGATCGACCCCGAGGCGGTGGACCCGGAGGACACCGAGACCCTCGCCGACCTGATCGTCGCGGCCGTCCAGGCGGCCAACGAGAACGCCCAGACCCTCCAGCAGCAGAAGCTGGGCCCCCTCGCCCAGGGTCTCGGCGGCGGTGGCGCGGGCATCCCCGGACTGCCCTTCTGA